In Lathyrus oleraceus cultivar Zhongwan6 chromosome 2, CAAS_Psat_ZW6_1.0, whole genome shotgun sequence, the DNA window TGGTTTGTATCCATATCGTACTAGAATCAATTGCCTGAATTGCGATTAAGAATGAATAATTTTGATCATTTTGATTTGTGTTTCAGAGCCTCCTGATGTTGGAAATTGGTTCTCAAGCTATGAATATGAGTCTCCCAATCTGGATTCCAATTTCACTCTCGAAGAATCCTCTTTTGGAAAACGCAAATCCCTGCATATAGATGAAGAACAAGAAGGGGCTCAAGATGAAGAGGCTGTTAGAGAGAAGCTAGTACAATGTAATGAAGATCGGTGTTTGACCAAGGTGAATATCTTACTCCGCTTTTCTTTTATTAATCTGAAACACTAATGCTAATGAAAATACTGAGAGTTTTGGCTAAAAGAACTATGGAAAACATGCTATGGTGTTAATAGGATGTTATAAAAGTTAGGCTCTCAGAATTTAAGCTAATAAGGTAGGTGGGGTGGTTCTCCGAGGTTGGTTTTAGGGGTGTTTCAGTTGTTTTTGGGTTTATGTGAGGGGAAGTAAGCGGCTTTAGATCTCGTCTTGATCTGGAACTTGTCGAATAAAATTATTTAGACAGAAATGCTTGTCTTCGATTATCTTCGATTATCAGTTTGGTCCTATGCTCCAGGTTTTATTGTTGGACTAGGAGTAGAATCCACTCAAGTGGTTGAGTATTTAGGGGCGTCTTGGGTGGTCAGCTGCCCTCCTTTTGTTTGGCATGTGTTCGTGTCTTCTTCCCTTCAGCTTACTCTCTCCAAAGGTATGCTGACCTTGTGGTTGGTGAAGTGATTGGATTGGAGTTGGCTGTCTTTTTTCTCACCTCGGTCTGGCGGTTCTTTTCTTGCTTCTGTTTCTATCTCCTTCTTTCGTTTTCGTGGTGGTTTGGTTGTACTCTTTCGGCTGCTTTCTGGCGCTAGGTTGTTCCTAGTTTTCTCCGGCCTTTTTTGTTTTAGCGCACTGATGGCGTCCTTTGTTTTGGTTTGTATTCTCTGTTGACTtatctttatttatttatttatatatggTTCCTAATTTGCTATTGAAAAAACAAAAAAGCTTATAAATAGCGATTCACATTATTTTCCTGATTATTTTTTGTGCTTGAAATTTTCTTTACAGAATATGGATTCTTGCAGTTCATGCTCACTCTTCTCTGGTTTGTACTTTTGATGCTTCTTTTAGAATTACTTTTTTGTTCAAAGGATCTATAATTTGGCTGTTATAAACATTTCTCTGCAATTCTTTATTTATTTCAACTAGCTAAGACTGATTGCATGTGTGTATTTTTGTCCCCTTAAATCCAGAGCCTCCAAATATCAGAAACTGGTTCTCAAGCTACAATTACGAGTCTTCAGCGTTTGATACATGTAGTCTTTTAAACGACGAAGAGGTTTCTGACGGGAATAGGTGTGTGGAGGAGAGGTTTGATTTTAAAGTCATAAATAAAGATGAAGCCAAGACCGAGATTGTGCAGCCGGAAGTTTGTGTTGAACACAATAGCTCTTTTGATGTTAGTTATGGAATGAAGAAAAATATAAATACTGCCAATACTTCCCATTTGGAAAAGATTTTGCAGCCATGCATGCAAGTTAAGGAACTGCAACACAGTCTTGGTTCAACCAAGCATAATGAGATGGTGAACCGGAATCGTGGAAGTCCTGGTTGTAATGGAGAAGCACATTTTATGTCATTGAACACTCATACAAGTGCAATGAGACCTCCAAATCTGGTACAAAAAAATGGTACAGAAGAAGCGAAATCAAAAGTTGAAATCCAAGCTGAGAAACTTGACATTAACACAGGTTTATCTAAAAGCTTCTTGGCAGGCAGGTCAGCATGTACtggaaataaagaaaatgatgGTTTTGTTACAACAAGGAAGAAAAGTAGCACCAGAGCAAATGGTGAAAATTCTTGGAAGAAACCAGAAAAGACATTATTGCAGTGTTCAACAAGTACAGGAACAGTTCCACAGGCATGTGAAAAGCGCAATGTTGCAAAGAGAAAGGCATTGACAGAAGCAACAAATCTTCAACAATCCAATGCTATTGAGATTACAGGGAAATGGCAATGCCCACAGAAACGTAAACCGGATAAAGGACCTGCTTTGAAGCAACTTAGGCTCGAGCGATGGGTTCACAAGGTTGAAAAGGTCTCCCCTCAATGACAAAGTTGGGTCATTTCCCAAATGCTGTAGTATATTGGTTGTCTATGAAAGTAGCAAGTTCTATGTTGCAATGGAAAGCAAAATTGCTGAAACATTAGGGGTGTATTACATATACTATCTTGTATTActcttgcaatttggttgagcGGGTTGTGTTATGTGGTTCGTTGAATAATTTTTGTTAGTTTTGATCTACAACTTTTTGGTTATGGTCATGAACtattaaaattgatttgaaataAGACAACACCTTGAATAACATCAAAGATTCAAAATAATGACAACAATATTGGGTTAGGATGGTATTCATTATGCAGGAACTATACAAATAACAGAAGATAATCATTAACATGCTATAAAGAATTGGTATTGGTTTATGTGAGGTCCTCCTTCTCCATCGATTGCTATTTTCAGGCTTGAAGGAATTGGAGTCAAGGAATTGAACTGAAGGAGAAAGGCGATGGTGGGTTAGGGACTTGAACAACACCTTCTAGCATTTGCACGACCATCCTCATCGTTGGCCTTGTTTCAGGATGCTCAAGAATGCACCAAATTGCTATCTTTATCCACTTTTCTAACCTTCCAATGTCATTCATGGCCTCATGATCATTCTCCACAAGAGCATCTATTCTCCCTTCCATATAGCAATTACAAGCCCAATCTGCCAAAATTGTCTTCTCTTCCTCCCCTGACTCCATCAGCACCACACCTTTTCTGCAGCAAATAATTTCCAACAACATGGCGCCAAAGCTGTAAACATCCACTTTAGCTGTCACAGGAACATTCTTGAACCATTCAGGAGCCACATATCCTCGCGTTCCCCGGATCATCGTACTCGTTCTACTCTGATCAGCCAACAACAACTTGGCTAGTCCAAAATCAGATATCTTAGCTGTAAAGTACTCATCGATGAGTATATTTTGAGGCTTTATGTCACAGTGAATGATGGGAGTGTCACACTCTTCATGTAAATACACCATCCCTCTAGCAATCCCCAAAGCAAATTCAAGCCTTTGATTCCACATGGGTTTGGTTTGTCCAAACAAGATATC includes these proteins:
- the LOC127120584 gene encoding uncharacterized protein LOC127120584; this encodes MSSLSCPSEPPDVGNWFSSYEYESPNLDSNFTLEESSFGKRKSLHIDEEQEGAQDEEAVREKLVQCNEDRCLTKNMDSCSSCSLFSEPPNIRNWFSSYNYESSAFDTCSLLNDEEVSDGNRCVEERFDFKVINKDEAKTEIVQPEVCVEHNSSFDVSYGMKKNINTANTSHLEKILQPCMQVKELQHSLGSTKHNEMVNRNRGSPGCNGEAHFMSLNTHTSAMRPPNLVQKNGTEEAKSKVEIQAEKLDINTGLSKSFLAGRSACTGNKENDGFVTTRKKSSTRANGENSWKKPEKTLLQCSTSTGTVPQACEKRNVAKRKALTEATNLQQSNAIEITGKWQCPQKRKPDKGPALKQLRLERWVHKVEKVSPQ